In a genomic window of Helianthus annuus cultivar XRQ/B chromosome 10, HanXRQr2.0-SUNRISE, whole genome shotgun sequence:
- the LOC110885967 gene encoding 50S ribosomal protein L6, chloroplastic, translated as MAASLHTSQLGSAFLGERAGICVSTVPVTRLGFRRKTVECKESRIGKQPIEVPSNVVITLEGQDMKVKGPLGELALSYPREITIDRQESILKVSKAVETRRANQMHGLFRTLTSNMVVGVSKGFEKKLQLVGVGYRATVEGKELILSLGFSHPVKMTIPDDLKVKVEDNTRITVSGYDKSNIGQFAASIRKWRPPEPYKGKGVKYADEIIRRKEGKAGKKK; from the exons ATGGCTGCATCTCTCCATACTAG CCAATTGGGGTCTGCTTTTTTGGGTGAAAGAGCTGGAATCTGTGTTTCGACTGTTCCCGTCACGCGTCTTGGGTTTAGAAGGAAAACTGTTGAATGTAAAGAGTCGAGAATCGGGAAGCAACCGATTGAAGTACCGTCAAATGTGGTTATCACATTAGAAGGCCAAGATATGAAGGTCAAGGGTCCTTTAGGAGAACTTGCGTTATCTTATCCACGAGAAATAACAATAGATAGGCAGGAATCAATCCTTAAGGTCAGTAAGGCGGTTGAGACACGAAGGGCCAATCAAATGCATGGGCTATTTAG GACTCTGACCAGCAATATGGTGGTTGGTGTATCAAAGGGGTTTGAGAAGAAGCTTCAGTTGGTTGGTGTCGGTTATCGTGCAACGGTTGAAGGGAAAGAGTTGATACTGAGTCTTGGGTTCTCTCATCCGGTCAAAATGACAATCCCGGATGACCTAAAAGTCAAAGTCGAAGACAACACCCGAATCACTGTGAGTGGTTATGATAAGTCAAACATTGGTCAATTCGCGGCGTCAATAAGGAAGTGGAGACCTCCGGAACCGTACAAAGGTAAGGGGGTGAAATATGCTGATGAAATCATTAGAAGAAAGGAGGGCAAAGCAGGGAAGAAGAAGTAG
- the LOC110885969 gene encoding high mobility group B protein 3 isoform X1, with translation MRGPKSTATIADNTTKKAKVDKSTGKKNKASSKNSGAPKRPPTAFFIFMEQFRNGNKENFPVAKSASAIAKEGGAIWKSMTESEKAPYVAKAARKKAEYEIAIKQHNDNLSETAMEISTSSSIDTHEDVEQEVSSQTLKVL, from the exons CACAACGAAGAAGGCGAAGGTTGATAAGAGTACAGGAAAGAAGAACAAAGCCTCGAGTAAGAATTCCGGTGCTCCAAAGCGTCCTCCGACTGCTTTCTTCATCTTCAT GGAGCAATTCAGGAATGGAAACAAGGAGAACTTTCCTGTTGCCAAATCAGCCTCTGCT attgctaaggaagGCGGAGCTATATGGAAGTCTATGACCGAATCT GAGAAAGCTCCTTATGTGGCAAAGGCAGCTAGAAAGAAAGCAGAATATGAGATTGCGATTAAACAGCACAATGATAATCTG AGCGAAACTGCAATGGAGATATCTACATCGTCATCTATTGACACTCATGAGGATGTTGAGCAGGAAGTTAGCTCTCAG ACTTTGAAGGTCCTGTGA
- the LOC110885968 gene encoding uncharacterized protein LOC110885968, whose product MARDSEIVKVKEGGGTIRVGATGKVSDLMMQELESNVKGLSKKPVIKSQRIQTAPVSIDCGGSTKRLQRMMTMNGHEIAPRKKDVKHVSQQIPMLDSEDLWIDKTPVRGEQGKKVTRRIVETVDLKCGKYDGDWSITPIGNQLRRLSFSKISS is encoded by the coding sequence ATGGCTAGAGATTCAGAAATAGTCAAAGTCAAAGAGGGTGGTGGTACAATTAGGGTAGGGGCAACTGGGAAAGTAAGTGATTTGATGATGCAAGAACTTGAGTCAAATGTCAAAGGTTTATCAAAGAAACCTGTGATCAAGTCGCAACGAATCCAGACAGCACCAGTTTCGATCGATTGTGGGGGGTCTACGAAAAGGCTGCAGAGGATGATGACAATGAATGGTCATGAAATTGCTCCAAGAAAGAAGGATGTGAAACATGTGTCTCAACAGATTCCTATGTTGGATTCCGAGGATTTGTGGATTGATAAAACACCGGTTCGAGGGGAACAAGGTAAGAAAGTGACGCGACGGATTGTTGAAACGGTGGACTTGAAGTGTGGGAAGTATGATGGAGATTGGTCGATTACGCCCATTGGCAATCAACTTAGAAGGCTTAGTTTTTCCAAGATTTCGAGTTGA
- the LOC110885966 gene encoding protein Iojap, chloroplastic — protein sequence MAASLHTRFSASSLISSHDLCHLSPHANGWKPSHMPQSYKLGRTIQRSLRGSSVVSPMALAANASQDTDDMYDDLFKKYGKVVYKSSDQKSPTAEVDDDAECLSFAVALAKIASDVKAADIKLLFVKPLVYWTKFFLITTAFSRPQIDAIRNRINDLAEKQYGKFATGDTKANSWTLLDFGDVVVHIFLPEQREIYNLEEFYANATPIELPFENEQRFGR from the exons ATGGCTGCATCTCTCCATACTAG ATTCAGTGCCAGCAGCTTAATATCATCACATGATCTGTGCCACTTAAGCCCACACGCAAACGGGTGGAAACCGTCACATATGCCTCAAAGTTATAAACTGGGCAGGACTATACAAAGATCATTAAGGGGTTCTTCTGTGGTTTCCCCTATGGCTCTAGCAGCA AATGCGAGTCAAGATACTGATGACATGTATGATGACCTGTTTAAGAAATACGGGAAAGTTGTTTACAAAAGCAGTGACCAAAAATCTCCTACTGCAGAGGTGGATGATGATGCTGAATGTTTGTCTT TTGCTGTGGCATTAGCAAAGATTGCAAGTGATGTGAAGGCTGCTGATATAAAACTCCTGTTTGTGAAACCTTTGGTTTATTGGACTAAATTCTTCCTTATTACCACTGCATTTTCTAGACCACAAATTGACGCCATCAG GAACCGAATAAATGATCTAGCTGAAAAACAATATGGGAAATTTGCTACTGGAGATACAAAAGCCAATTCATGGACCTTATTAGACTTTG GTGATGTAGTGGTGCACATATTTCTACCGGAACAAAGAGAAATTTACAACCTGGAAGAGTTTTACGCCAACGCGACTCCCATAGAGCTACCTTTTGAAAACGAACAAAGATTTGGCCGTTGA
- the LOC110885969 gene encoding high mobility group B protein 3 isoform X3 — protein sequence MRGPKSTATIADNTTKKTKADKSTGKKNKASSKNSGALKRPPTAFFIFMEQFRNGNKENFPVAKSASAIAKEGGAIWKSMTESEKAPYFAKAARKKAEYEIAIKQHNDNLNETAMEISTTSSMNTNEDVELEVNSQIVKVL from the exons CACAACGAAGAAGACGAAGGCTGATAAGAGTACAGGAAAGAAGAATAAAGCCTCGAGTAAGAATTCCGGTGCTCTAAAGCGTCCTCCGACTGCTTTCTTCATCTTCAT GGAGCAATTCAGGAATGGAAACAAGGAGAATTTTCCTGTTGCCAAATCAGCCTCTGCT attgctaaggaagGCGGAGCTATATGGAAGTCTATGACCGAATCC GAGAAAGCTCCTTATTTTGCAAAGGCAGCTAGAAAGAAAGCAGAGTATGAAATTGCTATTAAACAACACAATGATAATCTG AACGAAACTGCGATGGAGATATCTACAACATCATCTATGAACACTAATGAGGATGTTGAGCTGGAAGTTAACTCTCAG attgtgaaGGTCCTGTGA
- the LOC110885969 gene encoding high mobility group B protein 3 isoform X2, producing MRGPKSTATIADNTTKKTKADKSTGKKNKASSKNSGALKRPPTAFFIFMEQFRNGNKENFPVAKSASAIAKEGGAIWKSMTESEKAPYFAKAARKKAEYEIAIKQHNDNLNETAMEISTTSSMNTNEDVELEVNSQIVKVL from the exons atgagAGGACCGAAGAGCACTGCTACCATTGCTGACAA CACAACGAAGAAGACGAAGGCTGATAAGAGTACAGGAAAGAAGAATAAAGCCTCGAGTAAGAATTCCGGTGCTCTAAAGCGTCCTCCGACTGCTTTCTTCATCTTCAT GGAGCAATTCAGGAATGGAAACAAGGAGAATTTTCCTGTTGCCAAATCAGCCTCTGCT attgctaaggaagGCGGAGCTATATGGAAGTCTATGACCGAATCC GAGAAAGCTCCTTATTTTGCAAAGGCAGCTAGAAAGAAAGCAGAGTATGAAATTGCTATTAAACAACACAATGATAATCTG AACGAAACTGCGATGGAGATATCTACAACATCATCTATGAACACTAATGAGGATGTTGAGCTGGAAGTTAACTCTCAG attgtgaaGGTCCTGTGA